The following DNA comes from Bradyrhizobium sp. SK17.
GAAGCAGTTGATCGCCCATTTCGACGACGCATAGACCGGCTCCCACGGCGTCGGGAAATGCGCGGCGAGCGAGCTGGTGACGATGATGTCGCCGGTCCCCCGCGCGATCATGTGCGGCAGCACGTCGTGGACGTTCTTCATCACGACGTTGACGTTGAGGTTCAGCATCCGGTCGATCGCGCCGGTATCGGCATCGACGAGGTCGCCGCCGACATAGATGCCGGCATTGGCGTGCAGGATGTCGAGCTGGCCGGCTTTCGCGAGCACCTGCGGCAGCAGCGTTGCGCAGGCGGTGGGATCGAGCAGGTCGATGACCAGCGGGATCACGGCCTCGCCATGCCTATTGGCGAGCGCCTCGAGCGCTGCGGCGTCGCGATCGACCATCACCACCCGCGCGCCGGCCGCCAGCATCACCTCCGCGCTCGCCAATCCGATGCCCGACGCCGCGCCGGTCACCGCCGCGACCTTGCCTTGCAATTGCTTCGCCATCGTCTCCACCCTGTCAGTCCGTCCGGCAGACATCGCAACACATCACGGTCGCGCTGTCAGCTGCCATGCGATGCGCGACGGCGCGCGCGTCCCGTTACAGCCGGAGCATCGCCGGCCGCGTGGCAAAACGGCGGCGCAACCATTTCGCCGCCGGCCCGGCCGGCCGCTGCTTGTGCCAGACCACTTCGAGCGCGACCGGATGCGCCCCCTCGTCGAATTCCAGTTCGGGGATTGCGAGCTCCTCGGCGATCGGCGAGCTCGCCATGATGTGCGCCGGGATCAGCGCCCAGCCGACGCCCTGCTTGAGGATCTGCAGGATCACCCAATGGCTCTCGACCCACCACACCTCGGCCGCGACCCGCAGCCGATGCCGCTCGGTGCCCTCGT
Coding sequences within:
- a CDS encoding SDR family oxidoreductase; translation: MAKQLQGKVAAVTGAASGIGLASAEVMLAAGARVVMVDRDAAALEALANRHGEAVIPLVIDLLDPTACATLLPQVLAKAGQLDILHANAGIYVGGDLVDADTGAIDRMLNLNVNVVMKNVHDVLPHMIARGTGDIIVTSSLAAHFPTPWEPVYASSKWAINCFVQTVRRQVFKHGIRVGAISPGPVISALLADWPAEKLAEAKASGSLLEASEVAEVVLFMLTRPRGMTIRDVVMLPTNFDL